TTTGCAGGGTACAGTCTCTAAAGAGGGTGAAATATTTCATCTTTAGATATGTGAATATATTGTCTCCTAAAAGATTCTAAGTCTTCTAGAGTCATATTTATATAATTCTCAACCCTCATTTCCTCTACAGGATGCCCCCACCTCAGGTCCTCCAGCAGGGCGGCGTGCTGGAGGTTGGGCCAACTCAGCCAAAACTGGGTATGGTAAAGATGTAACATTTTAATCGTTATGGGTTCTCTATTAAAGGAATACCTTAACATCTGTCCTTCAGCACTGTTGTATGATTGCATGGCACCTTTACTCCagtctatatatccatctatttCCATTACTTCATTCCCAGTTTGATTGGGTAGATCAGTTACAGATAACCTATGCAACATAACTTACAAACACCCTCAACACAGTGTGTTAGAAATATGGACTGAAGCAGTTTTTTTTCATAGACCTATATGAAGTAGACAAAATGTCAACAGTTAAGTCTTAGTTAAGAATCCAAGTTATTTGCAAAAATGTTTTATCATATAATCCCAGGAGCCCTTGTTTCAGGACTTTTGCAGCTATGGTACACCCAGTAACAGGTAAATGAtgagctcctttggagtgagaagctgaagaattttttaaaatattttttcttgaatGATTTTTACCTATACAGCATTAGCCAGGTTTTCTTGTAGCTAGTTTGTCAAGGTTAATACAAACCATTGCACGGATTAAGCACATAATAGCCTCCTGCTGTTAAGAGAAGCCAGATGGTGGATATTAATTACGTTCAGCTGCTTTTGTTCTTTACATGTAAATGGAAGTCTGCACAGTGTGAAGTTTCTATATTTCTAATGAAATATTGTAGCTCATTTAGTCAATGCCATAACAGGTGATCCATACCTCACCTGCAGTTTTCTTATTCTGGTTAAGATACCTGAACTGTGTGTAGTTGAAATTATTCCTCAACAGGCAGTGATCCAACATCACAATAAGCTGACTGGTAACAGAGTAGCAAGCAGCAAGTAAAGTTGAGGTTTATATGCAACAGGTTAATTCTTCAAGTCTTATGTTATTGCCAAGTGAATAAACATTCATTTGTATGTCAAATCAGTCATCAATTATCAgtaatatgttgatatatatatttttttggctaGTATACCATCTGTTTTTAGGCTTTTTTTAATTCAAAATGTATGGATAAGAAATCAAGGCTATTGCATCTACCTTAAACTTCCCATAGGTTGAGAAAAGTACTCTCATACCACTCTTTGTTTTCCAGTGTACCTAAGATATTTTTTTAATGCATGTGCACCTTATGAGAacagataataattttttttttatatacttctaACTTCTGTTAACCAAATAGCAGAACATCATAACTGTTGAAGTAACTTTTCCATTCGatttttatgatgtattttcataTATAGTACTGATTTCATATTTTTGATTTATTTGTTATCCTATGTCTGCCATCCAGGGACTTTGGGCCACCACTTGAGGATAAAAGGTTTCTACGTGACTCAGATTCGGATACAGGTCAGTAACACCAGTATACTGTACCTCTACCATGATAGAAATGACTTTAGTAACTTATCAGACAGTTGTCACCACATTTTGGCATATTTGTACATCTGTACCCTTACTAGTACATTCTTTGTCTTGCCTTTCTATCATATTTTTTTAAGCTGAGGGCTTTAGTAATGAACAGAAATCCTTAGTAAGGTGAGACTTTAAGTGAAATATAAAAGGGCTGAGGAGATAAAGAGGTATGGAAAAAGTGGAAAACCTATCTTTTAGAAATGGACAAATCATAGCTCacaggaaaacatgaaaaaataaagaatgaaaaagaatgacTGTTCAGAAAGAATGGATTTCACAATCACCAATCTATGAGTTGCCAGTGGCCGTATCATAAATTTTTTGAAGCATTAGGTGATGGCAGGGGTACACAAACAGTAACTTCTCCAAACCAGAAAGTGGAGAAACACCTCCAGCAGTTCAGGTCAGACTTCCTTTGGACAAAGAAATGCTTTGCCTCACAGCAACATAATTTCAATGATTTTGGGCAGAGATGAAAGCTGAAAagaagtcagaggaaggagagatttgTGAGGTCCAATATGCCAGGTACCTACCCCAAATGACTTAAAAGATGACATTAGTTGAAAAGTGGATTGGAGGAATAGATAGTCATAGAGCAATAGGGGATGTATGCCTTCATTTCCAGAGCAGTAACCTCTAGTATGCACCCAATAAAGACAAAAAGTTTCTCCCCATAGAGAGGCAGTAATCTTCCCAAGAATAGTGTAAAAAGAATGTTTAAATTAATCCAGTTAATGTTATGGTGCCAATTCAGGTACATAGAGGGGTAGCCAGAGGAGGTATGGTTAGTTATGAGCTGTTTACACAAGTTTAATTACATGAACTTATCGAGGGCAAAATTTTGTAGTTATAACATAAAGGTGGAGTATGGGATAGGTGGTTGATAAATTGCTCCAGATCATTAAGAAAAAACATGAGGGCTTCATACCCAACTTCCTCTCCATCTGTTTCGGAGGACTttatccattttctatggtgtctTTTGAAATCAGAGAAGTAGAAGACCCCAGTTTGAAAATGTTATGACCCTGAAAGCTGGGAGGCAAATCCTATACCAGATGATGTCCGAGTTTGGAGATTCAAGGTCCAAGAGGTATGCAGCGGACTTTTTGGTGTTAAGCATATAAACAGATTTGCACATGAAGGCTAttggtggtgatgtgaaagggGTTAATGAAAACATCTTTTGACAGTTTAGTCTTAATAAGATAAAAGGACAGGTAGAAACCAAATGGTATTCAACAGAAGAAAGTTAGTTGAAATTGCTAATGTTAGGTTAGTGAATGGGAGAAAAGAGTTATCTGTTAGAGAAGACTAGGGCTTAAGAAGAATGTAAAGATGGTTAGTAAGATTTAGTAAGATTAAGTAGGTTATATAATAATTAGGAAGATGTTTATACAAGCTTGGCAACTTACTTTTCATGAGACAGGAAGGCCATTTTTCCTTATACACAGGGATGTAAGATAGcctaaagcattttttttcataattaataTAGGATAGTATTACTGATCCAAGTACTTGGATTCTAcattttcatgttctttttttatttccactgaTACTATTCAAATGTCTTCTCAGTCATTCTTCTGTCTTCTTGTACTTACAGTACAGTTTAAGTGGTCTTCCTTGCAGAATATTTTATAGACATTTTGGTTATGTGTCTATGTTGACTTTCCAGAAATTCCTGTCATCCCAGACTTAGATGAAGTTGTAGAGGAAGATTTCACCCAGCAGATTGCTCAGGCCCCCAGGTGGGTACAGATATGAGTGTGTAGTatgcatgtatgaacatgtataaTACACACTCATCTTTACGAAGATTATGAACAACAAAATAAAATTGTGTTAGTGCCAAGTGCCATGCATAGTATACAAATGAGTGGAAGGTTTTATTATGCAGTAGCTAATGGTCTATTATGCCTTGAGAAGTTAGCaacaaaaacagacaaacaatggccCTTCCTTAACCATGTATTCTTGATTATTCCTCTTTTGTCACATGACAATCATTTCTCTATGATCTTTTATTATCGGCTCTGTTGCCATATCCatccttgcattcttttttttgcACTACAATGCAATTCCTTGTGTCAAAACTACCAAAATGCACTCTTAATCTTAACAATCACTCAACTTTCCTTCTAATTCAATTCTAACCTGCAtcagttaactctattccttgcacttttCAACACAGTCTTACGGCTCTTTCTGCATCAGGTTTCACCCCTTCCTTTACTGTAGTCCTCTCTCTTCCCACTTTTCCCTTCAAATTTGTTTCACTGAAAGTCAGAGCAGCCAGATAGTTTTTATTAAGCATACTACCATTCTATCCCTTCTTTTCATACTAACTGCAACTGTGGATATTCAGAAACTCCAGCTTAAGTCTTTCAGGAATAATCTCAGTTGTTTTTTTAATGTCCTTACATTTAGAAAATAATAATACTGGAGAGGCAGATTTCCAGTTTCCCCACTTCTTCCCCTCTTAATTACTTTCCTTTGATAATGAATCCTCTACCTGAGTGTAAGGAAAGCACTTAAACcatcataattttcataatgtTTTTCAAAATAACATTTTAGATGAAAGCATGTAAACATCATTAAATGGAAAGGTACACAGGGTTTAGATGCTAAAATAACAGGCATTTGTTAAAAACTTTTTGAATTGCCCTGATAAATGGGTGTCAGTACATCTGTTGCTTATAAGTGTTCAGTAAACGAATAAGATCTTTTTAGTGGTTGTCTATTTTCTAAATGTAGTGAAAATAGTCTAGTATATTCTTCTATTCAAGACAGAAATTCCTGTTAGAAAGTAAGCATTTACCAATATCTTAAATTTCCTTTATCTCAGTGTTGCTGTGAATCGAGTAGCAACATACAAGGAACTAGACTCTGACTTGTTGCGTCATGCTGCTTTCTCAACCTTGGATGATATAGACTTACGACTTCTTACCAACTGTTTGTCAAATGAAGCAGACATAAGAGAGGTTTGTTGAGTACTTTTTTATAACTTAAATCATCTTTATTCCTTGGAAAGAGATTCAGACCTACAAGAAAATAGCGATGGAATGAAGGGGAAAGGTGAAAGATATATAAAgtctttataaaaaaaagtgtttattAACATAAATGAGGGTCAtaagaaaaggatgaatgaaaaTCTGAGGGAGAGTAAA
This sequence is a window from Panulirus ornatus isolate Po-2019 chromosome 11, ASM3632096v1, whole genome shotgun sequence. Protein-coding genes within it:
- the IFT43 gene encoding intraflagellar transport protein 43 homolog isoform X2 → MGGADDLGLYNSPLKSKSPSPRDAPTSGPPAGRRAGGWANSAKTGDFGPPLEDKRFLRDSDSDTEIPVIPDLDEVVEEDFTQQIAQAPSVAVNRVATYKELDSDLLRHAAFSTLDDIDLRLLTNCLSNEADIREPDVEWKWDTVFTEVSSELRNEWDPNDEGSEHDTTQ
- the IFT43 gene encoding intraflagellar transport protein 43 homolog isoform X1 translates to MESDFSLSPSNKKISPRKGRRAAGLDVMGGADDLGLYNSPLKSKSPSPRDAPTSGPPAGRRAGGWANSAKTGDFGPPLEDKRFLRDSDSDTEIPVIPDLDEVVEEDFTQQIAQAPSVAVNRVATYKELDSDLLRHAAFSTLDDIDLRLLTNCLSNEADIREPDVEWKWDTVFTEVSSELRNEWDPNDEGSEHDTTQ